A region of Epinephelus moara isolate mb chromosome 15, YSFRI_EMoa_1.0, whole genome shotgun sequence DNA encodes the following proteins:
- the zgc:110699 gene encoding ras-related and estrogen-regulated growth inhibitor produces the protein MVPVKLLILGAQNTGKTALCVRFITKRFIGEYDHKKEVTYRCSRVVDQEAIDLEILDIACKENCVASLESSIRWADGFLLLYSITQRLSFLEVPQLKKLIDQTKQSLVVPTVLVANKADLEIGREVTTEEGQRLAKDLRCSFRELSVAEAVLAVEAAVFQLIRLVLDQQRPLPDRRSYMLTVRHALTRKLTRSKTMQW, from the exons cACTGTGTGTTCGTTTCATAACCAAGCGCTTCATTGGTGAATACGACCATAAGAAGG AGGTGACCTACCGATGCAGTCGGGTGGTGGACCAGGAAGCTATTGACCTGGAGATCTTGGATATAGCCTGTAAG GAAAACTGTGTGGCTTCTTTGGAGTCCTCCATCCGCTGGGCAGATGGTTTCCTGCTGCTCTACTCCATCACACAACGCCTCAGCTTCCTGGAGGTCCCTCAGCTCAAGAAACTCATCGACCAGACCAAACAGAGTCTGG ttgttCCCACAGTGCTGGTAGCCAATAAGGCAGACTTGGAAATTGGCAGGGAGGTGACAACAGAGGAAGGACAGAGACTGGCAAAGGACTTAAG gtgcaGTTTCAGGGAGCTGTCGGTCGCAGAAGCTGTTTTAGCTGTGGAAGCAGCCGTGTTTCAGCTCATCAG GTTGGTGTTGGATCAGCAGCGCCCTCTTCCTGACCGCCGCTCCTACATGCTGACCGTTCGCCACGCTCTGACCAGGAAGCTAACCCGATCTAAGACCATGCAGTGGTGA